In Coraliomargarita parva, the genomic stretch GGTCAAAGGCCCCGCCGTAAAGGGCGACACGGCTCGCAGGCTTGGCTGGCATCTTAGATTGCATACGGAATACGGTTTGCTTTGACCTCCAGGTCAAGCTGGACGATAGCCTTGTTCGAACTCCGTAGAGCACATTATGCAAACCCAAACATCGGGGGAAACCCATCAAACGCTGGCCGAAAGTCTGGAAGCGAGCCTCGCATCACAGGATGAACGGGGCCCCTCGATCGGCGAACTGTCAGATGCCGTTGGCGAAAAAGGATTTGGCTTGCTCCTGCTCATCCTTTCATTGCCGAGCGCCCTGCCCGTGCCCGCGCCCGGTTACAGCACCCCCTTCGGCATCGCGATCGTCCTCATCGCCATCCAAATGCTCATCGGCCGTCAAACCGTCTGGCTTCCGGAACGCACCAAACGGGTCCGGATCAACCCCAAGCTGGCATCCAAGATGATCGGTGCGGCTTCAAAGTTTTTGCACATGATCGAGCACCTGATAAAGCCGCGCCAACGCTGGATCAGGTCTCAGGCGGGTCAGTCTGCCATGGCAGTCGTCATCGCAATCATGGCCTGTCTCATGATCCTGCCGATTCCGTTGACAAACACCTTTCCGGCCATGGTGATATTCATGATTGGGGTGGGCTTGTCTGAAGAAGATGGCCTGCTGGCCATTGCCGCCTTCGCGGTCGGACTCTGCGCCATCGCCCTTTATGGCTACATCATCTATCTGGTAATCCGCGAGGGACCACAAGCCGCAGAGGGAATCAAGGACTGGATCAAGGCCCGACTCGGCATGGGCCCGGACAATGCAGGCTAGCCGGTCAAAGCGGAGCAGCGCAAGCCTGATGCAAGAGCTGGATCGCTACGATCCAGCCCGGTAAGACTACCGAGCACTCAGCTCGCTGTCACTGACATCCAGCCTCTATAAGGATAATTACCGGTCAATACCGGAACATCCCGATCAGTCCGGACTGGCCGACTCGGTCGAGAAAATCTGCCAAGCACTGGCGACTCCCGCCGAATAGAGCGAAGAGGGGAACCGCGAGACGACCGTTCGCATTCAACGGTTGATTTCACAACGCGTTCGCCTACATTTCTATCCGTCGCACACCAACGGAGCGCAATGAAACAGCCAACCCTAGCAGAGATCGCGGCCGCTTGCGGCAACCTATCCACCTCGACCGTATCCCTGGCGCTGCGCAACAGCCCCAAGATCGCCCAAGCAACCCGCGAGCACGTGCTCTCAACCGCCCGTACCATGGGCTACCAGCCCAATCGCACACTTTCGCGCGTCATGAGCGAAATCCGCAGCGGTGGCAAGCAACACTACAAGGAGAACATCGCCTATCTGGTACCCCATACCCAAGGCTACGAAACAGCGATCTACCGCGGCATCCACCAGCGAGCCAAGGAAATTGGCTACGGCATCGAACGCTTCGACCTTCAAAGCAGCGAAAACCACCTTTCAGGCCTGGCCAACAAACTGAAAGCGCGCGGCATCCGTGGCGTGATCGTTGCGCCCTTTACCCAACCAAAATCCCAACTCCCACTCGACTGGACAAAGTTTGCGGGCGTTTGCATCGGATACACCCTCTCAGAACCGAACCTCTCACGCATCGCCCGTGACTTGGTGCATTCCGTACGACAA encodes the following:
- a CDS encoding exopolysaccharide biosynthesis protein is translated as MQTQTSGETHQTLAESLEASLASQDERGPSIGELSDAVGEKGFGLLLLILSLPSALPVPAPGYSTPFGIAIVLIAIQMLIGRQTVWLPERTKRVRINPKLASKMIGAASKFLHMIEHLIKPRQRWIRSQAGQSAMAVVIAIMACLMILPIPLTNTFPAMVIFMIGVGLSEEDGLLAIAAFAVGLCAIALYGYIIYLVIREGPQAAEGIKDWIKARLGMGPDNAG
- a CDS encoding LacI family DNA-binding transcriptional regulator, which produces MKQPTLAEIAAACGNLSTSTVSLALRNSPKIAQATREHVLSTARTMGYQPNRTLSRVMSEIRSGGKQHYKENIAYLVPHTQGYETAIYRGIHQRAKEIGYGIERFDLQSSENHLSGLANKLKARGIRGVIVAPFTQPKSQLPLDWTKFAGVCIGYTLSEPNLSRIARDLVHSVRQIFYHLEARGYRKIGFAMQEEHEARMDYANLSSYLLYEWQSPKNKRVPPLVTKNLDEQRFQTWYAKHRPDLIVTMHHAIPIWLKNMNIAVPDETGLFVLNTKAPDSKLSGIYPDYECMGASAVEQVTSLVERGEFGVPTSPKTILVNGIWIEGTTITQPPQE